A single genomic interval of Amycolatopsis albispora harbors:
- a CDS encoding isopenicillin N synthase family oxygenase, with amino-acid sequence MKMPSAEVPTIDVSPLFGTSAEEKMRVGQEINKACRGSGFFYAANHGVDVQQLQDVVNEFHRTMTDQEKYDLAINAYNKNNPHVRNGYYMAIKGKKAVESFCYLNPSFSEDHPEIKAGTPMHEVNIWPDEERHPRFRPFCEQYYWTMHRLSKTLMRGFALALGKPEEFFEPELKEQDTLSSVSLIRYPYLEDYPPVKTGPDGMKLSFEDHFDVSMITVLFQTEVQNLQVETVDGWQDLPTSDRHFLVNAGTYLAHLTHDYFPAPLHRVKFVNAERLSLPFFFHAGQHTLIEPFHPDGVPDGERNEAVRYGDYLNHGLHSLIVKNGQT; translated from the coding sequence ATGAAAATGCCGTCAGCAGAGGTGCCGACCATCGACGTCTCGCCGTTGTTCGGGACCAGCGCCGAGGAAAAGATGCGCGTCGGCCAGGAAATCAACAAGGCCTGCCGCGGCTCGGGTTTCTTCTACGCGGCCAACCACGGCGTCGACGTGCAGCAGTTGCAGGACGTGGTGAACGAATTCCACCGGACGATGACCGACCAGGAGAAGTACGACCTGGCCATCAACGCCTACAACAAGAACAACCCGCACGTGCGCAACGGCTACTACATGGCGATCAAGGGCAAGAAGGCGGTCGAGTCCTTCTGCTACCTGAACCCGTCCTTCTCCGAGGACCACCCGGAGATCAAGGCGGGCACGCCGATGCACGAGGTGAACATCTGGCCGGACGAGGAACGGCACCCGCGGTTCCGGCCGTTCTGCGAGCAGTACTACTGGACCATGCACCGGCTGTCCAAGACGCTGATGCGCGGATTCGCGCTGGCGCTGGGAAAGCCGGAGGAGTTCTTCGAGCCGGAGCTGAAAGAACAGGACACGCTTTCTTCGGTTTCGCTGATCCGGTACCCGTACCTGGAGGACTACCCGCCGGTGAAAACCGGGCCCGACGGCATGAAGCTGAGCTTCGAGGACCACTTCGACGTCTCGATGATCACCGTGCTGTTCCAGACCGAGGTGCAGAACCTCCAGGTGGAAACCGTGGACGGCTGGCAGGACCTGCCCACCTCGGACCGCCACTTCCTGGTCAACGCCGGCACCTACCTGGCGCACCTGACCCACGACTACTTCCCGGCCCCGCTGCACCGGGTGAAGTTCGTCAACGCGGAACGCCTGTCGCTGCCGTTCTTCTTCCACGCCGGGCAGCACACGCTGATCGAGCCCTTCCACCCCGACGGCGTGCCGGACGGCGAGCGCAACGAGGCCGTCCGGTACGGCGACTACCTCAACCACGGTCTGCACTCGCTGATCGTGAAGAACGGGCAGACCTGA
- a CDS encoding CmcI family methyltransferase, with amino-acid sequence MTDTFLDLNQFRGLGEDPVYHPPVLADRPRDWPLDRWAEAPRDLGYPDFARYQWRGLRLLKDPDTQAAYHDLLCELRPRTIIELGVYSGGSLVWFRDLADLMGLDCQVLGIDRDLSRCQIPDAEMKNISLREADCADLSTFEQLRDLPHPLVLIDDAHANTFNILRWSVDHLLVEGDYFIIEDMIPYWHRYCPKLLTEYLAAFRGELTMDMVYANTSAQLDRGVFRRSA; translated from the coding sequence ATGACGGACACCTTCCTGGACCTGAACCAGTTCCGGGGGCTGGGGGAGGACCCGGTCTACCACCCGCCGGTGCTGGCCGACCGGCCACGCGACTGGCCGCTCGACCGCTGGGCCGAGGCACCCCGCGACCTCGGTTACCCGGACTTCGCCCGGTACCAGTGGCGCGGGCTGCGCCTGCTGAAGGACCCGGACACGCAGGCCGCCTACCACGACCTGCTGTGCGAGCTGCGCCCGCGCACCATCATCGAGCTGGGCGTGTACAGCGGTGGCTCGCTGGTGTGGTTCCGCGACCTGGCCGACCTGATGGGCCTGGACTGCCAGGTGCTCGGCATCGACCGGGACCTGAGCCGGTGCCAGATCCCCGATGCGGAGATGAAGAACATCTCGCTGCGCGAGGCCGACTGCGCCGATCTGTCGACCTTCGAGCAGCTCCGCGACCTGCCGCACCCGCTGGTGCTGATCGACGACGCGCACGCGAACACCTTCAACATCCTGCGCTGGTCGGTGGACCACCTCCTGGTCGAAGGCGACTACTTCATCATCGAGGACATGATCCCGTACTGGCACCGGTACTGCCCGAAGCTGCTGACCGAGTACCTGGCCGCGTTCCGCGGTGAGCTGACCATGGACATGGTCTACGCCAACACCAGCGCGCAACTCGACCGCGGTGTGTTCCGCAGGTCGGCGTAG
- a CDS encoding CmcJ/NvfI family oxidoreductase: protein MPRVSSPLYYAAPLTPAGRADDWCIDAVTRPPEVLFNFRKVGVETLIEDLREGALRPSLDETGFEKADAESTVDHRDLLDNDETALEAYRKETGELLKALTGADAVEFFDATLRRQDASGDPAAQSPHQRVHVDQSPRSALARALNRRAPGEFRRFQIINVWRPLLEPVRNFPLALCDFRSLDLVADLVPTRLDFPDWLKDRENYSVRHNPKHRWYHWDSLTPDEALVFKCHDSASRALASVGGETASGELLDVAGLCPHTAFYDHNGPSTGHLRTSLELRALAFHE, encoded by the coding sequence TTGCCGAGGGTATCGAGCCCGCTGTACTACGCCGCGCCGCTGACCCCGGCGGGCCGGGCCGACGACTGGTGCATCGACGCGGTGACCCGGCCGCCGGAGGTGCTGTTCAACTTCCGCAAGGTGGGCGTGGAAACGCTCATCGAGGACCTGCGGGAGGGTGCGCTCCGGCCGTCGCTCGACGAGACGGGGTTCGAGAAGGCCGACGCGGAGTCCACAGTGGACCATCGGGACCTGCTGGACAATGACGAGACCGCACTGGAGGCCTACCGCAAGGAAACCGGTGAGCTGCTCAAGGCGCTCACCGGCGCCGACGCGGTGGAGTTCTTCGACGCCACGCTGCGGCGGCAGGACGCGTCCGGTGATCCGGCCGCGCAGTCGCCGCACCAGCGGGTGCACGTGGACCAGAGCCCGCGAAGCGCGCTGGCCCGCGCCTTGAACCGGCGGGCACCGGGGGAGTTCCGCCGGTTCCAGATCATCAACGTCTGGCGGCCGCTGCTCGAACCGGTGCGCAACTTCCCGCTCGCCCTCTGCGACTTCCGCTCGCTCGACCTCGTCGCCGATCTGGTGCCGACGCGGCTGGACTTCCCGGACTGGCTCAAGGACCGGGAAAACTACTCGGTCCGGCACAATCCGAAACACCGTTGGTACCACTGGGATTCGCTCACGCCGGACGAAGCACTGGTCTTCAAGTGCCACGACAGCGCGAGCCGCGCCCTGGCCTCGGTCGGCGGCGAAACCGCGAGCGGCGAGCTGCTCGACGTGGCGGGCCTCTGCCCGCACACGGCCTTCTACGACCACAACGGACCGTCGACCGGCCACCTGCGCACCTCACTCGAACTGCGCGCGCTGGCCTTCCACGAATGA
- a CDS encoding 2OG-Fe(II) oxygenase family protein, which produces MADSTVPVFTMTELREGTRQAEFREWTRRGVFYLTGYGATEQDHRLATDTAMDFFQHGTATEKQAVTTDIPTLRRGYSALEAESTAQVTNTGTYTDYSMSYSMGIGGNLFPSEKFEAVWTHYFDTLYRAAQETARLVLTAPGTYDGEDLDTLLDCDPVLRLRYFPEVPEHRAAEYEPRRMAPHYDLSIITFIHQTPCANGFVSLQAEIDGEMVSLPHIEDAVVVLCGAIAPLVTQGAVPAPNHHVVSPDVSRLKGSDRTSSVFFLRPSTDFTFSVPKARKYGLDVSLDMETATFGDWIGSNYVTMHSVTP; this is translated from the coding sequence ATGGCGGACAGCACGGTACCGGTTTTCACCATGACCGAACTGCGCGAGGGCACACGCCAGGCGGAGTTCCGCGAGTGGACCCGGCGCGGGGTCTTCTACCTGACCGGCTACGGCGCCACCGAGCAGGACCACCGGCTGGCCACCGACACCGCGATGGACTTCTTCCAGCACGGCACCGCCACCGAGAAGCAGGCCGTGACCACGGACATCCCGACCCTGCGGCGGGGTTATTCGGCGCTGGAGGCGGAAAGCACGGCCCAGGTCACCAACACCGGCACCTACACCGACTATTCGATGTCGTACTCGATGGGCATCGGCGGCAATCTCTTCCCGTCGGAGAAGTTCGAAGCGGTGTGGACGCACTACTTCGACACCCTGTACCGAGCCGCGCAGGAGACCGCGCGCCTGGTGCTGACCGCGCCGGGCACCTACGACGGCGAGGACCTGGACACCCTGCTCGACTGCGATCCGGTGCTGCGCCTGCGCTACTTCCCCGAGGTACCCGAGCACCGGGCCGCCGAGTACGAGCCACGCCGGATGGCCCCGCACTACGACCTGTCCATCATCACCTTCATCCACCAGACCCCGTGCGCCAACGGTTTTGTCAGCCTGCAGGCCGAGATCGACGGTGAAATGGTGAGCCTGCCCCACATCGAGGACGCGGTGGTGGTGCTGTGCGGCGCGATCGCGCCACTGGTCACCCAGGGCGCGGTGCCCGCGCCGAACCACCACGTGGTGTCGCCGGACGTGAGCAGGCTCAAGGGCAGCGACCGCACTTCGAGCGTGTTCTTCCTGCGCCCGTCCACCGATTTCACCTTCTCGGTGCCCAAGGCCAGGAAGTACGGCCTCGACGTCAGCCTGGACATGGAGACCGCGACCTTCGGCGACTGGATCGGGTCCAACTACGTCACCATGCACTCGGTCACCCCGTAG
- the cmcH gene encoding 3'-hydroxymethylcephem-O-carbamoyltransferase translates to MLIVAFKPGHDGAVAAIGDRRLRYSLESEKDSRPRYSPILPTTILDLAERLDAVPDVVALGGWADLRPNRIAYTGAGYAGIDDPIVSTRRFFGKEVKFFSSTHERSHIYMALGMAPEDDARERAVLVWEGDVGAFYLVGADQRIRRKIPVMSAPGARYSFLFGLADPTFPDTGAKPRLNDAGKLMALAAFGDAADANPDLTNVVERILKQDSMYPAPKAEYRDSVLYNAGVESPECKTAAALLTERLFETFAEVARQELPAGTPLAISGGCGLNCDWNSMWARLGHFSSVFVAPCTNDSGSALGTALDALATFTGDPRIDWDVYSGLEFVTDTRPDPGRWRARPLDEVALSAALGAGRVVAWVQGRWEIGPRALGNRSLLAEPFSTATKDRLNEIKQREGYRPIAPVCRVEDLGTVFHEDFEDPYMLYFRHVRESSGVRAVTHVDGSARVQTVREAGNPQLHRLLSAFAAQRGVGVLCNTSLNFNGEGFINRMSDLVLYCESRGIEDMVVGGTWYQRADG, encoded by the coding sequence ATGCTCATCGTCGCGTTCAAACCGGGGCACGACGGTGCCGTCGCCGCGATCGGCGATCGCCGGTTGCGTTACTCGCTCGAATCGGAGAAGGATTCGCGGCCGCGGTACTCGCCGATCCTGCCGACGACGATCCTCGACCTCGCCGAACGGCTCGACGCGGTGCCCGACGTGGTCGCGCTCGGCGGCTGGGCCGACCTGCGGCCCAACCGCATCGCCTACACCGGCGCCGGTTACGCGGGCATCGATGATCCGATCGTGTCCACCCGGCGGTTCTTCGGCAAAGAGGTCAAGTTCTTCAGTTCGACGCACGAGCGCTCGCACATCTACATGGCACTGGGCATGGCACCCGAGGATGACGCGCGGGAACGCGCGGTGCTGGTCTGGGAAGGGGACGTCGGCGCCTTCTACCTGGTCGGCGCGGACCAGCGGATCCGGCGCAAGATCCCGGTGATGAGCGCACCCGGCGCGCGGTATTCGTTCCTCTTCGGCCTCGCCGACCCCACCTTCCCGGACACCGGCGCGAAACCGCGGTTGAACGACGCCGGCAAGCTGATGGCGCTGGCCGCCTTCGGTGACGCCGCCGACGCGAACCCCGACCTCACCAACGTGGTCGAGCGCATCCTCAAGCAGGACTCGATGTACCCGGCGCCCAAGGCCGAGTACCGGGATTCGGTGCTGTACAACGCCGGAGTCGAATCACCGGAGTGCAAGACCGCGGCCGCGCTGCTCACCGAACGCCTTTTCGAGACCTTCGCCGAGGTCGCGCGGCAGGAACTGCCCGCGGGCACACCGCTGGCCATCTCCGGCGGTTGCGGGCTGAACTGCGACTGGAACAGCATGTGGGCGCGTCTGGGCCACTTCTCCTCGGTTTTCGTGGCCCCGTGCACCAACGACTCCGGCTCCGCGCTGGGCACCGCCCTCGACGCGCTGGCCACCTTCACCGGTGACCCGCGCATCGACTGGGATGTCTACAGCGGACTGGAGTTCGTCACCGACACCCGACCGGACCCCGGCCGGTGGCGTGCCCGGCCCCTCGACGAAGTCGCGCTTTCCGCCGCGCTGGGCGCGGGCCGGGTGGTGGCCTGGGTGCAGGGCCGGTGGGAGATCGGCCCGCGGGCGCTGGGCAACCGGTCGCTGCTGGCCGAACCGTTCAGCACGGCGACGAAGGACCGGCTGAACGAGATCAAGCAGCGCGAGGGTTACCGCCCGATCGCCCCCGTCTGCCGCGTCGAGGACCTGGGCACGGTCTTCCACGAGGACTTCGAAGACCCGTACATGCTCTACTTCCGGCACGTGCGGGAGTCCAGCGGGGTGCGCGCGGTAACCCATGTGGACGGTTCGGCCAGGGTGCAGACGGTCCGGGAGGCGGGCAATCCGCAGCTCCACCGGCTGCTGTCGGCGTTCGCGGCGCAGCGGGGCGTCGGCGTGCTGTGCAACACCTCCCTGAACTTCAACGGCGAGGGTTTCATCAACCGGATGTCGGATCTGGTGCTCTACTGCGAATCACGCGGCATCGAGGACATGGTCGTCGGCGGCACGTGGTACCAGCGTGCCGACGGCTGA
- a CDS encoding alpha/beta fold hydrolase produces MHTVTSADGTTIAYDRAGSGPLVVFVPGAFNDRTTCAGVAEQLRDRYTVVCPDRRGRGDSGDAIAPADVAAYDVRREIEDLDAVIAAEGGRAAVFGFSSGGTLALHAAVAGSPITKLALYEPPFAIGGLAGSAREGLRDKLAALITAGRRGDAVAAMQVEGIGLPPELVDQMRQSPMWPQLEAIAQTVVYDATITRAPNLPTPEMARLDLPVLVLSGAESWPGLGAAARELPAHLAKARHAEVPGGAGHEIPAEATAKLVDAFFRD; encoded by the coding sequence ATGCACACCGTGACTTCCGCGGACGGCACCACCATCGCCTACGACCGGGCGGGCAGCGGGCCGCTGGTCGTTTTTGTGCCCGGCGCGTTCAACGACCGCACCACCTGCGCGGGGGTGGCCGAGCAGTTGCGGGACCGCTACACCGTCGTCTGCCCGGACCGCCGCGGGCGTGGTGACAGCGGTGACGCCATCGCGCCCGCCGACGTCGCCGCGTACGACGTGCGGCGCGAGATCGAGGACCTCGACGCGGTGATCGCGGCCGAAGGCGGTCGCGCGGCTGTCTTCGGCTTCTCCTCCGGGGGCACCCTGGCCCTGCACGCCGCCGTCGCCGGGTCGCCGATCACCAAGCTGGCGCTGTACGAACCGCCGTTCGCCATCGGCGGGCTCGCCGGAAGCGCGCGCGAGGGCCTGCGTGACAAGCTGGCCGCCCTGATCACCGCCGGCCGTCGCGGCGACGCTGTCGCGGCCATGCAGGTCGAGGGCATCGGCCTGCCGCCGGAGCTGGTGGACCAGATGCGGCAGTCGCCGATGTGGCCGCAGCTCGAAGCGATCGCGCAGACCGTCGTGTACGACGCGACCATCACCCGCGCGCCGAACCTGCCCACCCCGGAGATGGCGCGGCTGGACCTCCCGGTCCTCGTGCTCAGCGGCGCCGAATCGTGGCCCGGCCTGGGCGCGGCCGCCCGGGAACTCCCGGCGCACCTGGCGAAGGCGCGTCATGCCGAGGTCCCGGGCGGCGCGGGCCACGAAATCCCCGCCGAGGCCACCGCGAAGCTCGTCGACGCCTTCTTCCGCGACTGA
- a CDS encoding peroxiredoxin family protein: MLKAGSPAPRMVLEDTAGRPVRLSDYQGKHAVLLFFLRSTSCPVCLRHVRDLVNRADELAADDVRVLLAVPEDRERAAAWKAKHRIPFPVLTGDRPHELAGLSRKVFGSLQQSGSLLVDREGVVRHAHGATLPTGSYDKKGIAAAVASLRAAA, translated from the coding sequence ATGCTCAAGGCCGGTTCACCGGCGCCCCGGATGGTGCTGGAAGACACCGCGGGCCGGCCCGTCCGGCTGTCCGACTACCAGGGCAAGCACGCCGTGCTGCTCTTCTTCCTGCGCTCGACCTCGTGCCCGGTCTGCCTCCGGCACGTCCGTGACCTCGTCAACCGCGCCGACGAACTGGCGGCCGACGACGTCCGCGTGCTGCTCGCGGTGCCGGAGGACCGCGAGCGGGCGGCCGCCTGGAAGGCGAAGCACCGGATCCCCTTCCCGGTGCTCACCGGCGACCGCCCGCACGAGCTGGCGGGCCTGAGCCGGAAGGTCTTCGGCTCGTTGCAGCAGTCGGGCAGCCTCCTCGTCGACCGGGAGGGCGTCGTCCGTCATGCGCACGGTGCCACCCTGCCGACGGGCAGCTACGACAAGAAGGGAATCGCCGCGGCTGTCGCGTCGTTGCGTGCCGCGGCCTGA
- a CDS encoding RNA polymerase sigma factor, whose protein sequence is MDRGWASEQLIKAAQGGDLESITAVVHGAHPHVRRFAGQLCASPQDAEDAAQEALLVLYRKIGSLRATAALASWMFRVVRNECLRRARRLADHHDRTDPVASAEDEVLRRLDAEVVAAAIRELPDVQRRVLIMRDVLGQPGRTVAGALGLSTAAMKSHLHRARAALRTSLRDTATPS, encoded by the coding sequence GTGGACCGTGGCTGGGCGAGTGAGCAGCTGATCAAGGCCGCTCAGGGCGGTGACCTGGAGTCGATCACCGCGGTGGTGCACGGGGCTCATCCGCACGTGCGCCGCTTCGCCGGTCAGCTCTGCGCTTCACCGCAGGACGCCGAGGACGCGGCACAGGAAGCGTTGCTGGTGCTCTACCGGAAGATCGGCTCGCTGCGGGCCACGGCCGCGCTCGCGTCGTGGATGTTCCGGGTGGTCCGGAACGAATGCCTCCGGCGGGCCCGGCGCCTGGCCGATCACCACGACCGGACCGATCCCGTCGCATCCGCCGAGGACGAGGTGCTCAGGCGGCTCGACGCCGAGGTGGTCGCGGCGGCGATCCGGGAGCTGCCCGACGTCCAGCGCCGGGTGCTGATCATGCGTGACGTGCTGGGCCAGCCGGGCCGGACCGTCGCCGGGGCGCTCGGGCTGAGCACGGCGGCGATGAAGTCCCACCTGCACCGCGCCAGGGCCGCGCTCCGGACCAGCCTGCGCGACACGGCAACCCCCTCGTGA
- a CDS encoding amidohydrolase family protein, which yields MLVDAHVHVVDFLQDRLTPADFARKLAGAGADRAVICGLPMKKKWPVNEPRKPGYYLDGNAPCQYYSLTDELVASLHAELPPELAGRVAPTLCGFDPTDRLAIEHVELVWSRHDSWRGIGEVMLRHDDLTNLTRGENPCADHLALDPVFDFAAERGVPIAVHHDSSSPGRPGQHEYVDQLATMLRRHPRTTVVWCHGGVSRRVEPKDQGTVVADLLDAHPRLHVDLSWALLDHILDHGRLIPQWRELILARPDRFVCGSDVVGPRSDWAAATARLRQLLDDLPPAEREAVACGNALRLWWRE from the coding sequence GTGCTGGTCGATGCGCACGTCCACGTGGTGGACTTCCTGCAGGACAGGCTCACGCCGGCGGACTTCGCGCGGAAGCTGGCCGGCGCCGGCGCGGACCGCGCGGTGATCTGCGGGCTGCCGATGAAAAAGAAGTGGCCGGTCAACGAACCCCGCAAGCCGGGCTACTACCTCGACGGCAACGCGCCCTGCCAGTACTACTCGCTGACCGACGAGCTGGTGGCGAGCCTGCACGCGGAACTCCCGCCCGAGCTGGCCGGGCGCGTGGCGCCGACGCTGTGCGGGTTCGACCCCACCGACCGGCTCGCCATCGAGCACGTGGAGCTGGTGTGGTCCCGGCACGACAGCTGGCGCGGCATCGGCGAGGTCATGCTCCGCCACGACGACCTGACCAACCTCACCAGGGGTGAGAACCCGTGCGCGGACCACCTCGCGCTCGACCCGGTGTTCGACTTCGCCGCCGAGCGCGGGGTGCCGATCGCGGTGCACCACGACAGCAGCTCGCCGGGACGGCCGGGACAGCACGAGTACGTCGACCAGCTCGCCACCATGCTGCGGCGGCACCCGCGCACCACGGTGGTCTGGTGCCACGGCGGGGTGTCGCGCCGGGTGGAGCCGAAGGACCAGGGCACCGTGGTCGCCGACCTGCTCGACGCCCATCCCCGGCTGCACGTGGACCTGTCGTGGGCGCTGCTGGACCACATCCTCGACCACGGCCGCCTGATCCCCCAATGGCGCGAGCTGATCCTGGCCCGGCCGGACCGGTTCGTCTGCGGCAGCGACGTGGTGGGCCCGCGGTCGGACTGGGCGGCGGCCACCGCCCGGCTGCGTCAGCTGCTGGACGACCTGCCACCCGCGGAACGGGAGGCCGTCGCGTGCGGCAACGCGCTCCGGCTGTGGTGGCGGGAGTGA
- a CDS encoding SAM-dependent methyltransferase — MTDKYRAPSSNPVGVDPNRASIARVYDAALGGKDNYEIDREVLARVAKVAPEVNDLAWSNRKFLIRACRFLAMRAGIKQFLDCGSGLPTAENTHQVVQRIDPDCRVVYVDNDPVVISHGQALLVENDRTHFADADIFTPSEVLGNEVVREHIDFTEPLALLQVGTLHHYTADNGAELMAEYVDALPSGSYVAIAHFFNPGTDELAHLAERMEDIFIHSPMGSGRFRTADEIRAFFPGLELVPPNPEKPGDLELCDLWWPEGPRPRPLNQVEQCIVGAVGRKP; from the coding sequence ATGACCGACAAGTACCGGGCGCCGAGCTCGAACCCGGTGGGGGTGGACCCGAACCGCGCCAGCATCGCGCGGGTGTACGACGCGGCACTGGGCGGCAAGGACAACTACGAGATCGACCGCGAAGTGCTGGCCCGCGTCGCCAAGGTGGCGCCCGAGGTCAACGATCTCGCCTGGAGCAACCGCAAGTTCCTGATCCGCGCCTGCCGCTTCCTCGCCATGCGGGCCGGGATCAAGCAGTTCCTCGACTGCGGCTCCGGGCTGCCCACCGCGGAGAACACCCACCAGGTGGTGCAGCGGATCGACCCGGACTGCCGGGTGGTCTACGTGGACAACGACCCGGTGGTGATCTCACACGGGCAGGCGCTGCTGGTGGAGAACGACCGCACCCACTTCGCCGACGCGGACATCTTCACCCCGTCGGAGGTGCTGGGCAACGAGGTGGTGCGGGAGCACATCGACTTCACCGAGCCGCTGGCCCTGCTGCAGGTGGGCACGCTGCACCACTACACCGCCGACAACGGGGCCGAGCTGATGGCGGAGTACGTGGACGCCCTGCCCTCGGGCAGCTACGTGGCGATCGCGCACTTCTTCAATCCCGGGACCGACGAACTCGCGCACCTCGCCGAGCGGATGGAGGACATCTTCATCCACAGCCCGATGGGGTCGGGGCGGTTCCGCACCGCGGACGAGATCAGGGCCTTCTTCCCCGGGCTGGAACTGGTGCCGCCGAACCCGGAGAAGCCGGGCGACCTCGAACTGTGCGACCTGTGGTGGCCGGAGGGCCCGCGGCCGCGGCCGCTGAACCAGGTGGAGCAGTGCATCGTCGGCGCGGTGGGCCGCAAGCCCTGA